One part of the Eulemur rufifrons isolate Redbay chromosome 16, OSU_ERuf_1, whole genome shotgun sequence genome encodes these proteins:
- the PCBP2 gene encoding poly(rC)-binding protein 2 isoform X7, whose translation MDTGVIEGGLNVTLTIRLLMHGKEVGSIIGKKGESVKKMREESGARINISEGNCPERIITLAGPTNAIFKAFAMIIDKLEEDISSSMTNSTAASRPPVTLRLVVPASQCGSLIGKGGCKIKEIRESTGAQVQVAGDMLPNSTERAITIAGIPQSIIECVKQICVVMLETLSQSPPKGVTIPYRPKPSSSPVIFAGGQDRYSTGSDSASFPHTTPSMCLNPDLEGPPLELTKLHQLAMQQSHFPMTHGNTGFSGIESSSPEVKGYWAGLDASAQTTSHELTIPNDLIGCIIGRQGAKINEIRQMSGAQIKIANPVEGSTDRQVTITGSAASISLAQYLINVRLSSETGGMGSS comes from the exons ATGGACACCGGTGTGATTGAAGGTGGATTAAATGTCACTCTCACCATCCGGCTACTTATGCATGGAAAG GAAGTTGGCAGTATCATTGGAAAG AAAGGAGAATCAGTTAAGAAGATGCGCGAGGAG AGTGGTGCACGTATCAACATCTCAGAAGGGAATTGTCCTGAGAGAATTATCACTTTGGCTGGACCCACAAATGCCATCTTCAAAGCCTTTGCTATGATCATTGACAAACTGGAAGAG gaCATCAGCAGCTCTATGACTAATAGCACAGCTGCCAGTAGACCCCCGGTCACTCTGAGGCTGGTGGTCCCTGCTAGTCAGTGTGGCTCTCTCATTGGAAAAGGTGGTTGCAAGATCAAGGAAATACGAGAG AGTACAGGGGCTCAGGTCCAGGTGGCAGGGGATATGCTCCCCAACTCAACTGAGCGGGCCATCACTATTGCTGGCATTCCGCAATCCATCATTGAGTGTGTCAAACAGATCTGCGTGGTCATGTTGGA gactcTCTCCCAGTCCCCCCCGAAGGGCGTGACCATCCCGTACCGGCCCAAGCCGTCCAGTTCTCCGGTCATCTTTGCAGGTGGTCAG GACAGGTACAGCACAGGCAGCGACAGTGCGAGCTTTCCCCACACCACCCCGTCCATGTGCCTCAACCCTGACCTGGAGGGACCACCTCTAGAG TTGACCAAGCTGCACCAGTTGGCAATGCAACAGTCTCATTTTCCCATGACGCATGGCAACACCGGATTCAGTG GCATTGAATCCAGCTCTCCAGAGGTGAAAGGCTATTGGg CAGGTTTGGATGCATCTGCTCAGACTACTTCTCATGAACTCACCATTCCAAACGAT TTGATTGGCTGCATAATCGGGCGTCAAGGCGCCAAAATCAATGAGATCCGTCAGATGTCTGGGGCGCAGATCAAAATTGCGAACCCAGTGGAAGGATCTACTGATAGGCAGGTTACCATCACTGGATCTGCTGCCAGCATTAGCCTGGCTCAATATCTAATCAATGTCAG
- the PCBP2 gene encoding poly(rC)-binding protein 2 isoform X12 produces MDTGVIEGGLNVTLTIRLLMHGKEVGSIIGKKGESVKKMREESGARINISEGNCPERIITLAGPTNAIFKAFAMIIDKLEEDISSSMTNSTAASRPPVTLRLVVPASQCGSLIGKGGCKIKEIRESTGAQVQVAGDMLPNSTERAITIAGIPQSIIECVKQICVVMLETLSQSPPKGVTIPYRPKPSSSPVIFAGGQAYTIQGQYAIPQPDLTKLHQLAMQQSHFPMTHGNTGFSGLDASAQTTSHELTIPNDLIGCIIGRQGAKINEIRQMSGAQIKIANPVEGSTDRQVTITGSAASISLAQYLINVRLSSETGGMGSS; encoded by the exons ATGGACACCGGTGTGATTGAAGGTGGATTAAATGTCACTCTCACCATCCGGCTACTTATGCATGGAAAG GAAGTTGGCAGTATCATTGGAAAG AAAGGAGAATCAGTTAAGAAGATGCGCGAGGAG AGTGGTGCACGTATCAACATCTCAGAAGGGAATTGTCCTGAGAGAATTATCACTTTGGCTGGACCCACAAATGCCATCTTCAAAGCCTTTGCTATGATCATTGACAAACTGGAAGAG gaCATCAGCAGCTCTATGACTAATAGCACAGCTGCCAGTAGACCCCCGGTCACTCTGAGGCTGGTGGTCCCTGCTAGTCAGTGTGGCTCTCTCATTGGAAAAGGTGGTTGCAAGATCAAGGAAATACGAGAG AGTACAGGGGCTCAGGTCCAGGTGGCAGGGGATATGCTCCCCAACTCAACTGAGCGGGCCATCACTATTGCTGGCATTCCGCAATCCATCATTGAGTGTGTCAAACAGATCTGCGTGGTCATGTTGGA gactcTCTCCCAGTCCCCCCCGAAGGGCGTGACCATCCCGTACCGGCCCAAGCCGTCCAGTTCTCCGGTCATCTTTGCAGGTGGTCAG GCCTATACCATTCAAGGACAGTATGCCATTCCACAGCCAGAT TTGACCAAGCTGCACCAGTTGGCAATGCAACAGTCTCATTTTCCCATGACGCATGGCAACACCGGATTCAGTG GTTTGGATGCATCTGCTCAGACTACTTCTCATGAACTCACCATTCCAAACGAT TTGATTGGCTGCATAATCGGGCGTCAAGGCGCCAAAATCAATGAGATCCGTCAGATGTCTGGGGCGCAGATCAAAATTGCGAACCCAGTGGAAGGATCTACTGATAGGCAGGTTACCATCACTGGATCTGCTGCCAGCATTAGCCTGGCTCAATATCTAATCAATGTCAG
- the PCBP2 gene encoding poly(rC)-binding protein 2 isoform X6, with translation MDTGVIEGGLNVTLTIRLLMHGKEVGSIIGKKGESVKKMREESGARINISEGNCPERIITLAGPTNAIFKAFAMIIDKLEEDISSSMTNSTAASRPPVTLRLVVPASQCGSLIGKGGCKIKEIRESTGAQVQVAGDMLPNSTERAITIAGIPQSIIECVKQICVVMLETLSQSPPKGVTIPYRPKPSSSPVIFAGGQDRYSTGSDSASFPHTTPSMCLNPDLEGPPLEAYTIQGQYAIPQPDLTKLHQLAMQQSHFPMTHGNTGFSGLDASAQTTSHELTIPNDLIGCIIGRQGAKINEIRQMSGAQIKIANPVEGSTDRQVTITGSAASISLAQYLINVRLSSETGGMGSS, from the exons ATGGACACCGGTGTGATTGAAGGTGGATTAAATGTCACTCTCACCATCCGGCTACTTATGCATGGAAAG GAAGTTGGCAGTATCATTGGAAAG AAAGGAGAATCAGTTAAGAAGATGCGCGAGGAG AGTGGTGCACGTATCAACATCTCAGAAGGGAATTGTCCTGAGAGAATTATCACTTTGGCTGGACCCACAAATGCCATCTTCAAAGCCTTTGCTATGATCATTGACAAACTGGAAGAG gaCATCAGCAGCTCTATGACTAATAGCACAGCTGCCAGTAGACCCCCGGTCACTCTGAGGCTGGTGGTCCCTGCTAGTCAGTGTGGCTCTCTCATTGGAAAAGGTGGTTGCAAGATCAAGGAAATACGAGAG AGTACAGGGGCTCAGGTCCAGGTGGCAGGGGATATGCTCCCCAACTCAACTGAGCGGGCCATCACTATTGCTGGCATTCCGCAATCCATCATTGAGTGTGTCAAACAGATCTGCGTGGTCATGTTGGA gactcTCTCCCAGTCCCCCCCGAAGGGCGTGACCATCCCGTACCGGCCCAAGCCGTCCAGTTCTCCGGTCATCTTTGCAGGTGGTCAG GACAGGTACAGCACAGGCAGCGACAGTGCGAGCTTTCCCCACACCACCCCGTCCATGTGCCTCAACCCTGACCTGGAGGGACCACCTCTAGAG GCCTATACCATTCAAGGACAGTATGCCATTCCACAGCCAGAT TTGACCAAGCTGCACCAGTTGGCAATGCAACAGTCTCATTTTCCCATGACGCATGGCAACACCGGATTCAGTG GTTTGGATGCATCTGCTCAGACTACTTCTCATGAACTCACCATTCCAAACGAT TTGATTGGCTGCATAATCGGGCGTCAAGGCGCCAAAATCAATGAGATCCGTCAGATGTCTGGGGCGCAGATCAAAATTGCGAACCCAGTGGAAGGATCTACTGATAGGCAGGTTACCATCACTGGATCTGCTGCCAGCATTAGCCTGGCTCAATATCTAATCAATGTCAG
- the PCBP2 gene encoding poly(rC)-binding protein 2 isoform X1, which translates to MDTGVIEGGLNVTLTIRLLMHGKEVGSIIGKKGESVKKMREESGARINISEGNCPERIITLAGPTNAIFKAFAMIIDKLEEDISSSMTNSTAASRPPVTLRLVVPASQCGSLIGKGGCKIKEIRESTGAQVQVAGDMLPNSTERAITIAGIPQSIIECVKQICVVMLETLSQSPPKGVTIPYRPKPSSSPVIFAGGQDRYSTGSDSASFPHTTPSMCLNPDLEGPPLEAYTIQGQYAIPQPDLTKLHQLAMQQSHFPMTHGNTGFSGIESSSPEVKGYWAGLDASAQTTSHELTIPNDLIGCIIGRQGAKINEIRQMSGAQIKIANPVEGSTDRQVTITGSAASISLAQYLINVRLSSETGGMGSS; encoded by the exons ATGGACACCGGTGTGATTGAAGGTGGATTAAATGTCACTCTCACCATCCGGCTACTTATGCATGGAAAG GAAGTTGGCAGTATCATTGGAAAG AAAGGAGAATCAGTTAAGAAGATGCGCGAGGAG AGTGGTGCACGTATCAACATCTCAGAAGGGAATTGTCCTGAGAGAATTATCACTTTGGCTGGACCCACAAATGCCATCTTCAAAGCCTTTGCTATGATCATTGACAAACTGGAAGAG gaCATCAGCAGCTCTATGACTAATAGCACAGCTGCCAGTAGACCCCCGGTCACTCTGAGGCTGGTGGTCCCTGCTAGTCAGTGTGGCTCTCTCATTGGAAAAGGTGGTTGCAAGATCAAGGAAATACGAGAG AGTACAGGGGCTCAGGTCCAGGTGGCAGGGGATATGCTCCCCAACTCAACTGAGCGGGCCATCACTATTGCTGGCATTCCGCAATCCATCATTGAGTGTGTCAAACAGATCTGCGTGGTCATGTTGGA gactcTCTCCCAGTCCCCCCCGAAGGGCGTGACCATCCCGTACCGGCCCAAGCCGTCCAGTTCTCCGGTCATCTTTGCAGGTGGTCAG GACAGGTACAGCACAGGCAGCGACAGTGCGAGCTTTCCCCACACCACCCCGTCCATGTGCCTCAACCCTGACCTGGAGGGACCACCTCTAGAG GCCTATACCATTCAAGGACAGTATGCCATTCCACAGCCAGAT TTGACCAAGCTGCACCAGTTGGCAATGCAACAGTCTCATTTTCCCATGACGCATGGCAACACCGGATTCAGTG GCATTGAATCCAGCTCTCCAGAGGTGAAAGGCTATTGGg CAGGTTTGGATGCATCTGCTCAGACTACTTCTCATGAACTCACCATTCCAAACGAT TTGATTGGCTGCATAATCGGGCGTCAAGGCGCCAAAATCAATGAGATCCGTCAGATGTCTGGGGCGCAGATCAAAATTGCGAACCCAGTGGAAGGATCTACTGATAGGCAGGTTACCATCACTGGATCTGCTGCCAGCATTAGCCTGGCTCAATATCTAATCAATGTCAG
- the PCBP2 gene encoding poly(rC)-binding protein 2 isoform X11 — protein sequence MDTGVIEGGLNVTLTIRLLMHGKEVGSIIGKKGESVKKMREESGARINISEGNCPERIITLAGPTNAIFKAFAMIIDKLEEDISSSMTNSTAASRPPVTLRLVVPASQCGSLIGKGGCKIKEIRESTGAQVQVAGDMLPNSTERAITIAGIPQSIIECVKQICVVMLETLSQSPPKGVTIPYRPKPSSSPVIFAGGQAYTIQGQYAIPQPDLTKLHQLAMQQSHFPMTHGNTGFSAGLDASAQTTSHELTIPNDLIGCIIGRQGAKINEIRQMSGAQIKIANPVEGSTDRQVTITGSAASISLAQYLINVRLSSETGGMGSS from the exons ATGGACACCGGTGTGATTGAAGGTGGATTAAATGTCACTCTCACCATCCGGCTACTTATGCATGGAAAG GAAGTTGGCAGTATCATTGGAAAG AAAGGAGAATCAGTTAAGAAGATGCGCGAGGAG AGTGGTGCACGTATCAACATCTCAGAAGGGAATTGTCCTGAGAGAATTATCACTTTGGCTGGACCCACAAATGCCATCTTCAAAGCCTTTGCTATGATCATTGACAAACTGGAAGAG gaCATCAGCAGCTCTATGACTAATAGCACAGCTGCCAGTAGACCCCCGGTCACTCTGAGGCTGGTGGTCCCTGCTAGTCAGTGTGGCTCTCTCATTGGAAAAGGTGGTTGCAAGATCAAGGAAATACGAGAG AGTACAGGGGCTCAGGTCCAGGTGGCAGGGGATATGCTCCCCAACTCAACTGAGCGGGCCATCACTATTGCTGGCATTCCGCAATCCATCATTGAGTGTGTCAAACAGATCTGCGTGGTCATGTTGGA gactcTCTCCCAGTCCCCCCCGAAGGGCGTGACCATCCCGTACCGGCCCAAGCCGTCCAGTTCTCCGGTCATCTTTGCAGGTGGTCAG GCCTATACCATTCAAGGACAGTATGCCATTCCACAGCCAGAT TTGACCAAGCTGCACCAGTTGGCAATGCAACAGTCTCATTTTCCCATGACGCATGGCAACACCGGATTCAGTG CAGGTTTGGATGCATCTGCTCAGACTACTTCTCATGAACTCACCATTCCAAACGAT TTGATTGGCTGCATAATCGGGCGTCAAGGCGCCAAAATCAATGAGATCCGTCAGATGTCTGGGGCGCAGATCAAAATTGCGAACCCAGTGGAAGGATCTACTGATAGGCAGGTTACCATCACTGGATCTGCTGCCAGCATTAGCCTGGCTCAATATCTAATCAATGTCAG
- the PCBP2 gene encoding poly(rC)-binding protein 2 isoform X5: MDTGVIEGGLNVTLTIRLLMHGKEVGSIIGKKGESVKKMREESGARINISEGNCPERIITLAGPTNAIFKAFAMIIDKLEEDISSSMTNSTAASRPPVTLRLVVPASQCGSLIGKGGCKIKEIRESTGAQVQVAGDMLPNSTERAITIAGIPQSIIECVKQICVVMLETLSQSPPKGVTIPYRPKPSSSPVIFAGGQDRYSTGSDSASFPHTTPSMCLNPDLEGPPLEAYTIQGQYAIPQPDLTKLHQLAMQQSHFPMTHGNTGFSAGLDASAQTTSHELTIPNDLIGCIIGRQGAKINEIRQMSGAQIKIANPVEGSTDRQVTITGSAASISLAQYLINVRLSSETGGMGSS, from the exons ATGGACACCGGTGTGATTGAAGGTGGATTAAATGTCACTCTCACCATCCGGCTACTTATGCATGGAAAG GAAGTTGGCAGTATCATTGGAAAG AAAGGAGAATCAGTTAAGAAGATGCGCGAGGAG AGTGGTGCACGTATCAACATCTCAGAAGGGAATTGTCCTGAGAGAATTATCACTTTGGCTGGACCCACAAATGCCATCTTCAAAGCCTTTGCTATGATCATTGACAAACTGGAAGAG gaCATCAGCAGCTCTATGACTAATAGCACAGCTGCCAGTAGACCCCCGGTCACTCTGAGGCTGGTGGTCCCTGCTAGTCAGTGTGGCTCTCTCATTGGAAAAGGTGGTTGCAAGATCAAGGAAATACGAGAG AGTACAGGGGCTCAGGTCCAGGTGGCAGGGGATATGCTCCCCAACTCAACTGAGCGGGCCATCACTATTGCTGGCATTCCGCAATCCATCATTGAGTGTGTCAAACAGATCTGCGTGGTCATGTTGGA gactcTCTCCCAGTCCCCCCCGAAGGGCGTGACCATCCCGTACCGGCCCAAGCCGTCCAGTTCTCCGGTCATCTTTGCAGGTGGTCAG GACAGGTACAGCACAGGCAGCGACAGTGCGAGCTTTCCCCACACCACCCCGTCCATGTGCCTCAACCCTGACCTGGAGGGACCACCTCTAGAG GCCTATACCATTCAAGGACAGTATGCCATTCCACAGCCAGAT TTGACCAAGCTGCACCAGTTGGCAATGCAACAGTCTCATTTTCCCATGACGCATGGCAACACCGGATTCAGTG CAGGTTTGGATGCATCTGCTCAGACTACTTCTCATGAACTCACCATTCCAAACGAT TTGATTGGCTGCATAATCGGGCGTCAAGGCGCCAAAATCAATGAGATCCGTCAGATGTCTGGGGCGCAGATCAAAATTGCGAACCCAGTGGAAGGATCTACTGATAGGCAGGTTACCATCACTGGATCTGCTGCCAGCATTAGCCTGGCTCAATATCTAATCAATGTCAG
- the PCBP2 gene encoding poly(rC)-binding protein 2 isoform X10 — protein MDTGVIEGGLNVTLTIRLLMHGKEVGSIIGKKGESVKKMREESGARINISEGNCPERIITLAGPTNAIFKAFAMIIDKLEEDISSSMTNSTAASRPPVTLRLVVPASQCGSLIGKGGCKIKEIRESTGAQVQVAGDMLPNSTERAITIAGIPQSIIECVKQICVVMLESPPKGVTIPYRPKPSSSPVIFAGGQAYTIQGQYAIPQPDLTKLHQLAMQQSHFPMTHGNTGFSGIESSSPEVKGYWAGLDASAQTTSHELTIPNDLIGCIIGRQGAKINEIRQMSGAQIKIANPVEGSTDRQVTITGSAASISLAQYLINVRLSSETGGMGSS, from the exons ATGGACACCGGTGTGATTGAAGGTGGATTAAATGTCACTCTCACCATCCGGCTACTTATGCATGGAAAG GAAGTTGGCAGTATCATTGGAAAG AAAGGAGAATCAGTTAAGAAGATGCGCGAGGAG AGTGGTGCACGTATCAACATCTCAGAAGGGAATTGTCCTGAGAGAATTATCACTTTGGCTGGACCCACAAATGCCATCTTCAAAGCCTTTGCTATGATCATTGACAAACTGGAAGAG gaCATCAGCAGCTCTATGACTAATAGCACAGCTGCCAGTAGACCCCCGGTCACTCTGAGGCTGGTGGTCCCTGCTAGTCAGTGTGGCTCTCTCATTGGAAAAGGTGGTTGCAAGATCAAGGAAATACGAGAG AGTACAGGGGCTCAGGTCCAGGTGGCAGGGGATATGCTCCCCAACTCAACTGAGCGGGCCATCACTATTGCTGGCATTCCGCAATCCATCATTGAGTGTGTCAAACAGATCTGCGTGGTCATGTTGGAG TCCCCCCCGAAGGGCGTGACCATCCCGTACCGGCCCAAGCCGTCCAGTTCTCCGGTCATCTTTGCAGGTGGTCAG GCCTATACCATTCAAGGACAGTATGCCATTCCACAGCCAGAT TTGACCAAGCTGCACCAGTTGGCAATGCAACAGTCTCATTTTCCCATGACGCATGGCAACACCGGATTCAGTG GCATTGAATCCAGCTCTCCAGAGGTGAAAGGCTATTGGg CAGGTTTGGATGCATCTGCTCAGACTACTTCTCATGAACTCACCATTCCAAACGAT TTGATTGGCTGCATAATCGGGCGTCAAGGCGCCAAAATCAATGAGATCCGTCAGATGTCTGGGGCGCAGATCAAAATTGCGAACCCAGTGGAAGGATCTACTGATAGGCAGGTTACCATCACTGGATCTGCTGCCAGCATTAGCCTGGCTCAATATCTAATCAATGTCAG
- the PCBP2 gene encoding poly(rC)-binding protein 2 isoform X9, producing MDTGVIEGGLNVTLTIRLLMHGKEVGSIIGKKGESVKKMREESGARINISEGNCPERIITLAGPTNAIFKAFAMIIDKLEEDISSSMTNSTAASRPPVTLRLVVPASQCGSLIGKGGCKIKEIRESTGAQVQVAGDMLPNSTERAITIAGIPQSIIECVKQICVVMLETLSQSPPKGVTIPYRPKPSSSPVIFAGGQAYTIQGQYAIPQPDLTKLHQLAMQQSHFPMTHGNTGFSGIESSSPEVKGYWAGLDASAQTTSHELTIPNDLIGCIIGRQGAKINEIRQMSGAQIKIANPVEGSTDRQVTITGSAASISLAQYLINVRLSSETGGMGSS from the exons ATGGACACCGGTGTGATTGAAGGTGGATTAAATGTCACTCTCACCATCCGGCTACTTATGCATGGAAAG GAAGTTGGCAGTATCATTGGAAAG AAAGGAGAATCAGTTAAGAAGATGCGCGAGGAG AGTGGTGCACGTATCAACATCTCAGAAGGGAATTGTCCTGAGAGAATTATCACTTTGGCTGGACCCACAAATGCCATCTTCAAAGCCTTTGCTATGATCATTGACAAACTGGAAGAG gaCATCAGCAGCTCTATGACTAATAGCACAGCTGCCAGTAGACCCCCGGTCACTCTGAGGCTGGTGGTCCCTGCTAGTCAGTGTGGCTCTCTCATTGGAAAAGGTGGTTGCAAGATCAAGGAAATACGAGAG AGTACAGGGGCTCAGGTCCAGGTGGCAGGGGATATGCTCCCCAACTCAACTGAGCGGGCCATCACTATTGCTGGCATTCCGCAATCCATCATTGAGTGTGTCAAACAGATCTGCGTGGTCATGTTGGA gactcTCTCCCAGTCCCCCCCGAAGGGCGTGACCATCCCGTACCGGCCCAAGCCGTCCAGTTCTCCGGTCATCTTTGCAGGTGGTCAG GCCTATACCATTCAAGGACAGTATGCCATTCCACAGCCAGAT TTGACCAAGCTGCACCAGTTGGCAATGCAACAGTCTCATTTTCCCATGACGCATGGCAACACCGGATTCAGTG GCATTGAATCCAGCTCTCCAGAGGTGAAAGGCTATTGGg CAGGTTTGGATGCATCTGCTCAGACTACTTCTCATGAACTCACCATTCCAAACGAT TTGATTGGCTGCATAATCGGGCGTCAAGGCGCCAAAATCAATGAGATCCGTCAGATGTCTGGGGCGCAGATCAAAATTGCGAACCCAGTGGAAGGATCTACTGATAGGCAGGTTACCATCACTGGATCTGCTGCCAGCATTAGCCTGGCTCAATATCTAATCAATGTCAG
- the PCBP2 gene encoding poly(rC)-binding protein 2 isoform X2, whose protein sequence is MDTGVIEGGLNVTLTIRLLMHGKEVGSIIGKKGESVKKMREESGARINISEGNCPERIITLAGPTNAIFKAFAMIIDKLEEDISSSMTNSTAASRPPVTLRLVVPASQCGSLIGKGGCKIKEIRESTGAQVQVAGDMLPNSTERAITIAGIPQSIIECVKQICVVMLETLSQSPPKGVTIPYRPKPSSSPVIFAGGQDRYSTGSDSASFPHTTPSMCLNPDLEGPPLEAYTIQGQYAIPQPDLTKLHQLAMQQSHFPMTHGNTGFSGIESSSPEVKGYWGLDASAQTTSHELTIPNDLIGCIIGRQGAKINEIRQMSGAQIKIANPVEGSTDRQVTITGSAASISLAQYLINVRLSSETGGMGSS, encoded by the exons ATGGACACCGGTGTGATTGAAGGTGGATTAAATGTCACTCTCACCATCCGGCTACTTATGCATGGAAAG GAAGTTGGCAGTATCATTGGAAAG AAAGGAGAATCAGTTAAGAAGATGCGCGAGGAG AGTGGTGCACGTATCAACATCTCAGAAGGGAATTGTCCTGAGAGAATTATCACTTTGGCTGGACCCACAAATGCCATCTTCAAAGCCTTTGCTATGATCATTGACAAACTGGAAGAG gaCATCAGCAGCTCTATGACTAATAGCACAGCTGCCAGTAGACCCCCGGTCACTCTGAGGCTGGTGGTCCCTGCTAGTCAGTGTGGCTCTCTCATTGGAAAAGGTGGTTGCAAGATCAAGGAAATACGAGAG AGTACAGGGGCTCAGGTCCAGGTGGCAGGGGATATGCTCCCCAACTCAACTGAGCGGGCCATCACTATTGCTGGCATTCCGCAATCCATCATTGAGTGTGTCAAACAGATCTGCGTGGTCATGTTGGA gactcTCTCCCAGTCCCCCCCGAAGGGCGTGACCATCCCGTACCGGCCCAAGCCGTCCAGTTCTCCGGTCATCTTTGCAGGTGGTCAG GACAGGTACAGCACAGGCAGCGACAGTGCGAGCTTTCCCCACACCACCCCGTCCATGTGCCTCAACCCTGACCTGGAGGGACCACCTCTAGAG GCCTATACCATTCAAGGACAGTATGCCATTCCACAGCCAGAT TTGACCAAGCTGCACCAGTTGGCAATGCAACAGTCTCATTTTCCCATGACGCATGGCAACACCGGATTCAGTG GCATTGAATCCAGCTCTCCAGAGGTGAAAGGCTATTGGg GTTTGGATGCATCTGCTCAGACTACTTCTCATGAACTCACCATTCCAAACGAT TTGATTGGCTGCATAATCGGGCGTCAAGGCGCCAAAATCAATGAGATCCGTCAGATGTCTGGGGCGCAGATCAAAATTGCGAACCCAGTGGAAGGATCTACTGATAGGCAGGTTACCATCACTGGATCTGCTGCCAGCATTAGCCTGGCTCAATATCTAATCAATGTCAG
- the PCBP2 gene encoding poly(rC)-binding protein 2 isoform X4 has translation MDTGVIEGGLNVTLTIRLLMHGKEVGSIIGKKGESVKKMREESGARINISEGNCPERIITLAGPTNAIFKAFAMIIDKLEEDISSSMTNSTAASRPPVTLRLVVPASQCGSLIGKGGCKIKEIRESTGAQVQVAGDMLPNSTERAITIAGIPQSIIECVKQICVVMLESPPKGVTIPYRPKPSSSPVIFAGGQDRYSTGSDSASFPHTTPSMCLNPDLEGPPLEAYTIQGQYAIPQPDLTKLHQLAMQQSHFPMTHGNTGFSGIESSSPEVKGYWGLDASAQTTSHELTIPNDLIGCIIGRQGAKINEIRQMSGAQIKIANPVEGSTDRQVTITGSAASISLAQYLINVRLSSETGGMGSS, from the exons ATGGACACCGGTGTGATTGAAGGTGGATTAAATGTCACTCTCACCATCCGGCTACTTATGCATGGAAAG GAAGTTGGCAGTATCATTGGAAAG AAAGGAGAATCAGTTAAGAAGATGCGCGAGGAG AGTGGTGCACGTATCAACATCTCAGAAGGGAATTGTCCTGAGAGAATTATCACTTTGGCTGGACCCACAAATGCCATCTTCAAAGCCTTTGCTATGATCATTGACAAACTGGAAGAG gaCATCAGCAGCTCTATGACTAATAGCACAGCTGCCAGTAGACCCCCGGTCACTCTGAGGCTGGTGGTCCCTGCTAGTCAGTGTGGCTCTCTCATTGGAAAAGGTGGTTGCAAGATCAAGGAAATACGAGAG AGTACAGGGGCTCAGGTCCAGGTGGCAGGGGATATGCTCCCCAACTCAACTGAGCGGGCCATCACTATTGCTGGCATTCCGCAATCCATCATTGAGTGTGTCAAACAGATCTGCGTGGTCATGTTGGAG TCCCCCCCGAAGGGCGTGACCATCCCGTACCGGCCCAAGCCGTCCAGTTCTCCGGTCATCTTTGCAGGTGGTCAG GACAGGTACAGCACAGGCAGCGACAGTGCGAGCTTTCCCCACACCACCCCGTCCATGTGCCTCAACCCTGACCTGGAGGGACCACCTCTAGAG GCCTATACCATTCAAGGACAGTATGCCATTCCACAGCCAGAT TTGACCAAGCTGCACCAGTTGGCAATGCAACAGTCTCATTTTCCCATGACGCATGGCAACACCGGATTCAGTG GCATTGAATCCAGCTCTCCAGAGGTGAAAGGCTATTGGg GTTTGGATGCATCTGCTCAGACTACTTCTCATGAACTCACCATTCCAAACGAT TTGATTGGCTGCATAATCGGGCGTCAAGGCGCCAAAATCAATGAGATCCGTCAGATGTCTGGGGCGCAGATCAAAATTGCGAACCCAGTGGAAGGATCTACTGATAGGCAGGTTACCATCACTGGATCTGCTGCCAGCATTAGCCTGGCTCAATATCTAATCAATGTCAG